A window from Syntrophorhabdaceae bacterium encodes these proteins:
- a CDS encoding MBL fold metallo-hydrolase, translated as MKLTILGTGSATPSLERGSSSYIVTADRSTVLVDIGPAVVKRLIEYGFSIEDIDVIALTHFHVDHTADLASFLFACNYGVPPREKPLLIVGGKGIHKFYRGLKGVYPWIQPKSYGLTVRSLPRSSIRVGGLTMKTAHVTHNPESTAFRLEAGASLVFSGDTDYSKNLARLASTADLLVVDCSCPERKIKGHLNLALLDRLVREAKPKRVILSHLYPDWEDFRGVLHPPYLLGEDGLEVEF; from the coding sequence GTGAAACTTACCATACTCGGAACAGGATCAGCAACCCCATCCCTTGAACGCGGCTCCTCATCGTATATCGTGACCGCCGATCGATCCACGGTACTTGTGGATATTGGGCCTGCCGTGGTGAAAAGGCTTATAGAATATGGGTTTTCCATTGAGGACATAGACGTTATTGCCCTTACCCATTTCCATGTCGATCATACAGCCGACCTCGCGAGCTTTCTTTTTGCCTGCAATTATGGCGTCCCGCCAAGAGAAAAGCCGCTTCTTATCGTCGGAGGCAAGGGCATCCATAAATTTTATCGCGGCCTTAAGGGCGTCTATCCATGGATTCAACCAAAATCGTATGGGCTCACCGTGCGTAGCCTGCCCCGCAGTAGCATCAGAGTAGGTGGTCTGACTATGAAGACCGCTCACGTTACCCACAACCCTGAGAGCACAGCTTTTCGGCTGGAAGCGGGGGCATCCCTGGTATTTTCCGGGGACACGGACTACTCCAAGAACCTTGCGCGGCTTGCCTCAACTGCGGACCTTCTCGTGGTCGACTGTTCCTGTCCGGAGCGGAAGATCAAGGGGCATCTCAATCTTGCCCTGCTTGATAGGCTTGTGAGAGAGGCGAAGCCAAAAAGGGTCATCCTTTCACACCTCTATCCGGATTGGGAGGATTTTCGAGGCGTGCTCCATCCGCCTTATCTTCTGGGGGAAGATGGCCTTGAAGTGGAATTCTGA